The following coding sequences lie in one Sulfuricurvum sp. genomic window:
- a CDS encoding HU family DNA-binding protein: protein MNKAQFVELVQKSGGYKTKVEAETAIKAFTEAVTAALVAKEEVSLVGFGSFASSLQKGKSGKVPGTTKTYSTADKMVPKFKPGKSLKDSVAAGK from the coding sequence ATGAATAAAGCACAATTCGTAGAGTTGGTTCAAAAAAGCGGCGGTTATAAAACAAAAGTTGAAGCTGAAACAGCTATTAAGGCTTTCACGGAAGCTGTAACCGCAGCTCTTGTTGCGAAAGAAGAAGTCTCATTGGTAGGATTTGGAAGTTTTGCATCTTCTCTTCAAAAAGGGAAAAGCGGTAAAGTTCCTGGAACAACTAAAACATACAGCACTGCTGACAAAATGGTTCCTAAATTTAAACCGGGCAAAAGTCTTAAAGACAGCGTTGCTGCCGGAAAATAA
- the cmoA gene encoding carboxy-S-adenosyl-L-methionine synthase CmoA, translating to MKTDTLFTKPISKQFEFDADVAAVFDDMLVRSVPFYKESQALTRRFTLNALAEGGIVYDLGCSTASLLLEIERAAGKNSGVRLIGIDNSPAMITHAHKKLEAYGSSIELYEGDILQFPYEKAQVIISNYTLQFIRPMVRDTLVRTIAETLNEGGSFIFSEKVVSEDPKLNKELIDCYYEFKKVQGYSEYEIVQKREALENVLIPYTMNENIQMAKNNGFKTCEVLFRWANFATFIAIK from the coding sequence ATGAAAACCGATACCCTATTTACGAAACCTATTTCAAAACAATTTGAATTTGATGCAGATGTTGCTGCCGTCTTTGATGATATGCTTGTACGCTCAGTCCCGTTTTACAAAGAATCACAAGCGCTAACACGCAGATTTACCTTAAATGCTCTTGCAGAGGGGGGAATCGTGTATGACTTAGGATGTTCTACGGCCTCTTTGCTCCTAGAGATAGAGCGCGCTGCAGGGAAAAACAGCGGTGTTCGTTTAATCGGTATCGATAATTCACCTGCCATGATTACCCATGCCCACAAAAAATTAGAGGCATACGGCTCTTCCATCGAACTCTACGAAGGCGATATCCTCCAATTTCCGTATGAAAAAGCACAAGTTATTATCAGTAACTATACCCTTCAGTTTATCCGCCCGATGGTGCGTGATACATTGGTGCGGACGATTGCCGAAACATTGAATGAAGGCGGGTCATTTATTTTTAGCGAAAAAGTGGTGAGTGAAGATCCGAAACTGAATAAAGAACTGATCGATTGCTATTATGAGTTTAAAAAAGTGCAGGGTTACAGTGAATACGAGATTGTCCAAAAACGTGAAGCTCTCGAAAACGTCTTAATCCCGTATACCATGAATGAAAATATCCAAATGGCTAAAAATAATGGATTCAAAACGTGTGAAGTCCTTTTCAGATGGGCTAATTTTGCAACGTTTATAGCGATTAAATAA
- the msrB gene encoding peptide-methionine (R)-S-oxide reductase MsrB, with product MNKVIKTDQEWQSLLSPEAYHVARQHGTERAFSGEYADFKGNGIYKCVCCGTPLFDSSAKFDSGTGWPSFDRPISPEVLEEKRDISHGMIRIEVLCATCDAHLGHVFPDGPATTGLRYCMNSVCLTFTPHPQES from the coding sequence ATGAACAAAGTGATCAAAACCGACCAAGAGTGGCAATCACTCCTATCACCCGAAGCGTATCATGTTGCACGCCAACACGGAACCGAAAGGGCATTCAGCGGCGAATATGCCGATTTTAAAGGGAATGGAATCTATAAATGTGTCTGCTGCGGCACACCATTATTTGATTCCTCCGCTAAATTTGATTCAGGTACTGGATGGCCGAGTTTTGATCGTCCCATTTCTCCTGAAGTACTTGAAGAGAAACGGGATATATCACACGGCATGATCCGTATAGAAGTGCTTTGTGCTACCTGCGATGCCCATTTAGGGCATGTTTTTCCGGACGGTCCCGCTACAACCGGACTGCGCTATTGCATGAATTCCGTTTGCCTCACCTTTACACCACACCCACAGGAGTCTTAA
- a CDS encoding peptidylprolyl isomerase: protein MRFLFVLFVTAVLSFAAGHPRVLLETTQGNITLELYEDVAPLAVENFTTLTKNGYYNGLTFHRIIHNFMVQGGDPTGTGAGGESMWKKPFKDEFKSGVVFDKAGVLAMANAGPRTNGSQFFITTAPTPWLNGYHTIFGRVVAGMDTLGKLNNVQTNGQYGGDKPLQTQKIIKATLLP from the coding sequence ATGCGCTTTCTTTTTGTTTTATTCGTCACCGCTGTTCTCAGCTTTGCTGCCGGTCATCCCCGCGTTTTATTGGAAACGACACAAGGAAATATAACCTTAGAATTATATGAGGATGTCGCCCCACTGGCTGTAGAAAATTTTACGACACTTACAAAAAACGGTTATTACAACGGCCTTACGTTCCATCGAATCATCCATAATTTCATGGTACAGGGCGGTGACCCGACCGGAACCGGTGCCGGAGGAGAATCTATGTGGAAAAAGCCGTTTAAAGATGAGTTTAAGTCCGGTGTCGTTTTTGATAAAGCAGGTGTTTTGGCTATGGCCAACGCAGGACCGCGCACCAATGGAAGCCAATTTTTCATTACAACCGCACCAACCCCATGGCTTAATGGATACCACACTATTTTCGGTCGAGTCGTAGCAGGAATGGACACTCTTGGTAAATTGAATAACGTTCAAACCAATGGCCAATACGGCGGTGACAAACCGCTTCAAACCCAAAAAATCATTAAAGCCACCCTTCTTCCTTAA
- a CDS encoding helix-turn-helix transcriptional regulator: MEMSDLFNLLHNAIEAQHNGKKISQKEMASKLGISMRTYQDWRLGNAKPQAAKAVLDMLGMLEDDEIIRVVRKINKLGDKS, from the coding sequence ATGGAAATGAGTGATCTTTTTAATCTTCTTCACAATGCCATTGAGGCACAACACAACGGTAAGAAGATTTCTCAAAAAGAGATGGCAAGCAAACTGGGAATTTCCATGCGAACCTATCAGGATTGGAGACTTGGAAATGCCAAGCCTCAAGCTGCTAAAGCGGTACTTGATATGTTAGGGATGCTTGAAGATGATGAAATAATTCGGGTAGTGCGAAAAATTAATAAGTTAGGGGATAAATCATGA
- the pyk gene encoding pyruvate kinase, producing MQKRTKIVATVGPASDKVEILTALIKAGVNVFRLNFSHGTHEYHSQVLSNIRQAMRDTGLLVGVLQDISGPKIRIGELKEDFYLESGDRLDFYFETCVGLKVEEKHYKLSINKKDILQKLNIGEIMYLYDGTIRARIDEICDLYVRATVENKGKLSSNKGVNFPNTRLGIDILTEKDKTDIEWGVANKVDFMAISFVQNAQDMINAREVVRSYGGEVQLFAKIEKFDAVENIDEILRSSDGIMVARGDLGIEVPYYRVPTIQKMLIDKANEHSKPVITATQMLLSMTEKESATRAEISDVANAVLDGTDAVMLSEESSVGHNPVLVVETMVNTIQAIEEIYPFGKFDFGYDDQMDVVNESAVRLGDSLDAEGIIAMTTSGASAKKLSRYRPKMTIYAAMHEERVARLLTIVWGVVPAYITKKGRLEEMLSDIIHSGLSRNILNKKNTYVFTAGYPIGTPGTTNVIRILRENELTFFGETKPQPSKGKKSEENSIPTLF from the coding sequence ATGCAAAAACGAACAAAAATAGTAGCAACTGTTGGTCCGGCATCGGATAAGGTTGAAATACTGACTGCACTTATCAAAGCCGGAGTCAATGTATTCCGACTTAATTTTTCACATGGAACGCATGAATATCATTCACAAGTTTTATCCAATATCCGTCAGGCTATGCGTGATACAGGATTGCTGGTCGGAGTATTACAAGATATCTCAGGTCCGAAAATACGTATCGGAGAGCTTAAAGAAGACTTTTATCTCGAAAGCGGAGATCGTCTCGATTTTTATTTTGAAACATGTGTTGGACTAAAGGTGGAAGAAAAACACTATAAGCTTTCAATCAATAAAAAAGATATTTTACAGAAGTTGAATATCGGGGAAATAATGTATTTATACGACGGTACTATTCGAGCCCGTATCGATGAAATTTGTGATCTTTATGTCCGGGCGACAGTCGAAAACAAAGGAAAGCTCTCGTCAAACAAAGGGGTCAATTTTCCTAATACCCGTTTGGGTATCGATATTTTGACCGAAAAAGATAAAACGGATATAGAGTGGGGTGTGGCGAATAAGGTCGATTTTATGGCGATATCCTTTGTTCAAAATGCTCAGGATATGATCAATGCACGTGAAGTGGTTCGCTCCTATGGCGGAGAGGTACAGTTGTTTGCGAAGATAGAAAAATTTGATGCAGTTGAAAATATTGATGAAATTTTACGTAGTTCGGACGGGATAATGGTGGCCAGAGGGGATTTGGGAATTGAAGTCCCGTATTACCGGGTACCGACCATTCAAAAGATGCTAATCGATAAAGCAAATGAACATTCCAAACCGGTTATTACCGCAACACAGATGTTGCTGTCGATGACGGAAAAAGAGTCTGCAACCCGTGCCGAAATTAGTGACGTAGCGAATGCGGTGCTTGACGGTACGGATGCCGTAATGCTCTCTGAAGAGAGTTCGGTCGGACATAACCCGGTTTTGGTCGTTGAGACAATGGTAAATACGATTCAGGCTATTGAGGAGATTTATCCTTTCGGCAAGTTTGATTTCGGATATGACGATCAGATGGATGTGGTCAATGAATCCGCAGTGCGTTTAGGCGACTCACTCGATGCGGAGGGGATCATTGCAATGACAACCTCGGGTGCGTCTGCAAAAAAACTCTCCCGGTACCGTCCAAAAATGACGATATATGCTGCAATGCATGAAGAACGTGTGGCTCGACTTCTGACAATAGTTTGGGGGGTAGTTCCTGCCTATATAACTAAAAAAGGGCGTTTGGAAGAGATGTTGAGTGATATTATCCACAGCGGGCTTTCTCGCAATATCCTGAACAAAAAGAACACTTATGTCTTTACGGCGGGATATCCGATCGGAACACCGGGTACTACGAATGTGATCCGAATTTTACGTGAAAACGAGCTCACATTTTTCGGAGAAACGAAACCGCAGCCGAGCAAAGGGAAAAAAAGCGAGGAAAATTCGATTCCTACCTTGTTCTAA